A section of the Salmo salar chromosome ssa05, Ssal_v3.1, whole genome shotgun sequence genome encodes:
- the LOC123743063 gene encoding ataxin-1 produces the protein PHTLTLAPSQVLVQYADGLGVNKAEGGHTKVVQLNGELERSFGKQSCAGIKGTSYSNQNNQQVHHGYEARHILIPADYTTQDSTGLQTSLVLVANAQPHPHPHPTRGAEQDKVQVHPSLIHSEGGGICLGKPVSRTSSFTSLNSSEALKVSSAPHTVIQTTHHSDQHVHSLYSTTQAPIIGYIARTGNQHGVSYATLPQHLVIPDGQSLQSLLIPVNGVGDVTTTTDLEAACSVTARTASTTASTTVSQLAPATVSLPRHTYLTASPSPAPALAPAPVQASPSPLAPAPVQASPSPSSSPTTLPPFFMRGSIIQLADGELKRVEDLKTEDFIQSAEISSELKIDSSTVERIDTGQTPNAVIIQFGVGEHKAQVCVEVLLEYPFFVFGQGWSSCCPDRTTQLLELSCAKLCVGDVCVSLTLRSLRGGGGSVSGRNHSSQGHEVKLRHSHNTGDITQGSNRQGNSQGNSQSNGQSIDQINSPINSQSNGQRDGQSDGQSDGQSDGQSDGQSDGQRDGQSDGQSDGQSDGQSDGQSDGQSMDKDFRNSLNAAGSNSVFLVQVGKTDRLNKEDRCVPCCVDQVTESGLRPGSGPGVYGTGVGPRSTSNLQAVSGNGEMRDRENVEIIGRDNGEMREREQNSHMPPPPLKTEVGEVDKEKPWGRKRRWSAPERDQTERADEEPPFDSAKTLFYNSAGQTLHRGKVKC, from the exons CCCCACACCCTCACCCTCGCCCCCTCCCAGGTGCTGGTCCAGTATGCGGATGGGTTAGGGGTCAACAAAGCTGAGGGCGGACACACCAAG GTGGTGCAGCTGAATGGAGAGCTGGAGAGGAGTTTCGGTAAACAGAGCTGTGCTGGCATCAAAGGAACCTCCTACTCTAACCAGAACAATCAGCAGGTTCACCATGGATATGAAGCTCGACACATCCTCATTCCCGCAGACTACACTACCCAGGATTCCACAGGACTACAAACCTCCCTGGTGCTGGTAGCAAATGCCcagccccacccccacccccaccctacCAGAGGTGCTGAGCAGGACAAGGTCCAGGTCCACCCATCACTAATACACAGTGAGGGAGGAGGTATCTGTCTAGGGAAACCTGTCTCTAGAACCTCCTCTTTCACCTCACTCAATTCCTCCGAGGCTCTGAAGGTCTCTTCTGCCCCTCACACGGTTATCCAGACCACCCACCACTCTGACCAGCATGTACACAGCCTGTACTCCACCACCCAGGCACCAATCATTGGCTACATCGCCAGGACAGGTAACCAGCATGGCGTCAGCTACGCCACCCTGCCGCAGCACCTGGTCATCCCGGacggccagtccctccagtctctcctgataccCGTTAACGGAGTCGGTGACGTTACCACCACTACGGACCTTGAGGCTGCCTGCTCGGTGACCGCCAGGACAGCCAGCACCACCGCCAGCACCACCGTCTCTCAGCTGGCTCCAGCGACCGTATCCCTCCCCCGCCACACCTACCTCACCGCGTCCCCCTCCCCTGCCCCAGCCCTAGCTCCCGCCCCTGTCCaggcctccccctct ccccTAGCTCCGGCCCCTGTCCaggcctccccctctccctcctcctctccaaccacGCTCCCACCGTTCTTCATGCGTGGCTCCATCATCCAGCTGGCGGATGGGGAGCTGAAGCGAGTGGAGGACCTGAAGACGGAGGACTTTATCCAGAGTGCTGAGATCAGCAGTGAGCTGAAGATTGACTCCAGCACTGTGGAACGCATCGACACAGGCCAGACACCCAACGCTGTCATCATACAGTTCGGTGTCGGGGAACACAAAGCACAG gtgtgtgtggaggtgctgTTAGAGTACCCGTTCTTTGTGTTCGGCCAGGGCTGGTCGTCCTGCTGCCCTGACCGGACCACTCAGCTGTTGGAGCTGAGCTGTGCCAAGCTGTGTGTTGGGGACGTGTGTGTCTCCCTGACCCTCAGGAGCCTGAGGGGTGGCGGCGGCTCTGTATCTGGGAGGAACCACAGCAGCCAGGGTCACGAGGTCAAGCTGAGGCACAGCCACAACACTGGGGACATCACACAGGGGTCTAACCGCCAGGGGAACAGTCAGGGGAATAGCCAGAGTAATGGTCAGAGTATTGATCAAATCAACAGTCCAATAAATAGTCAGAGCAACGGTCAGAGAGACGGTCAGAGCGACGGTCAGAGCGACGGTCAGAGCGACGGTCAGAGCGACGGTCAGAGCGACGGTCAGAGAGACGGTCAGAGCGACGGTCAGAGCGACGGTCAGAGCGACGGTCAGAGCGACGGTCAGAGCGACGGTCAGAGTATGGACAAGGACTTTAGGAACAGTTTGAATGCTGCAGGCAGCAACAGTGTCTTCCTGGTGCAGGTGGGCAAAACAGACAGGTTGAATAAGGAGGACAGGTGCGTTCCCTGCTGTGTGGACCAGGTGACAGAATCTGGACTGAGACCCGGATCTGGACCAGGGGTCTACGGAACTGGAGTTGGACCCAGGAGTACCTCGAACCTGCAGGCTGTCTCAGgcaatggagagatgagagacagagaaaatgtAGAGATAATAGGGAGAGACAATGGAGAAatgcgagagagagaacagaatagCCACATGCCCCCTCCGCCCCTCAAGACAGAAGTGGGTGAGGtagacaaagaaaaaccctggggTCGTAAGAGGAGGTGGTCTGCtccagagagagatcagacagagcGGGCGGACGAGGAACCCCCCTTTGACTCTGCCAAAACCCTCTTTTATAACTCAGCAGGTCAAACTCTCCATCGAGGGAAGGTCAAATGTTAG
- the LOC123743211 gene encoding ataxin-1, with protein MKSNQERRHGCLPPKKREILALEQKPVVVTAAAEILALEQRPVVVPAAAAASADTTLHTENLAWLANVASERCRSTETPSPRFHVSSSSSSSPSPSATSLSTIPLSSLSTVYPTGVGLSQQGGTIQYAQLAPNLQFISSGPYTGYISSQIIQSPATSVATSTGQQRHHLDGHCYTAALISQATKVCDHQNQLQIGLPSDLAVSVGGSTVSLPTSTHFTSTHQYIQLDSSSPLSVPSPTQVHLQPLQLHTHPGVGL; from the exons ATGAAATCCAACCaggagaggaggcatggctgTCTACCTCCAAAGAAGCGTGAGATCCTAGCCCTGGAGCAGAAGCCTGTGGTGGTAACAGCAGCAGCTGAGATCCTGGCTCTGGAGCAGAGGCCTGTGGTGGTACCAGCAGCAGCTGCAGCCTCAGCAGACACTACCTTACACACAGAGAACCTGGCTTGGCTGGCTAATGTAGCCAGCGAACGCTGCAGATCCACAGAAACTCCCAGCCCCAGGTTTCATGTCTCATcgtcctcctcttcatccccctcCCCTTCTGCTACCTCTCTGTCTAcgatccccctgtcctctctctccactgtctacCCCACTGGGGTGGGGCTCAGCCAACAGGGCGGGACAATCCAGTACGCCCAGCTGGCCCCTAACCTCCAGTTCATTAGCTCGGGGCCGTACACTGgctacatctcctctcagatcaTCCAGTCCCCTGCCACCAGTGTAGCCACCTCCACAGGGCAACAGCGCCACCATCTGGATGGCCACTGCTACACCGCCGCCCTCATCTCCCAGGCCACCAAG GTTTGTGACCATCAGAACCAGCTCCAGATAGGGCTGCCGTCTGACCTGGCTGTGTCCGTTGGAGGGTCTACCGTCTCCCTGCCGACCTCCACCCACTTCACCAGTACCCACCAGTACATCCAGCTGGACAGCAGCAGCCCTCTGAGCGTCCCCTCCCCTACCCAGGTCCACCTCCAGCCTCTCCAGCTCCACACCCACCCTGGGGTGGGCCTC